The following are encoded in a window of Megachile rotundata isolate GNS110a chromosome 2, iyMegRotu1, whole genome shotgun sequence genomic DNA:
- the LOC100876440 gene encoding ornithine decarboxylase 2-like isoform X1, whose protein sequence is MIVRTETSSSFNHSPINMSRLSFAEVKQFEDATNDFDIIKDIIDNESQEEPFYILDVNDLMRKHLDWISKMPRVTPHYAVKCNPHPMVVKVLAAMNASFDCATEQEIRQVMKHGVIADRIIFANPTKCPSHIKFAKKMNVEKMTVDSEIELLKINDLFPEAKIVIRIRCDAAVTLIPLGAKFGCDPGEEAVQLMHLTKSLGLNLHGFSFHVGSPCGELKAYSRGIAMCKRLIAIAKSIGFNDVQLIDIGGGFPGDTGYCIDKLAKIINNAIVDIDPSISIISEPGQYYVTSAFTLASYLHTKKIIPKGDKTVMMYYMNCGVYNSFIEELLNFRARIPIPLHKPTSDELFTSFVWGPTCDSLDCILKNVLLPELHIGDWLVWRDMGAYSIPLCCPFNGFEVPKVYPVIRKSQWEAFSAYINAMQKSQKTICWKNGIENAFIKTS, encoded by the exons ATGATAGTG CGTACAGAGACCTCCAGTAGTTTCAACCACTCTCCGATCAACATGTCCCGTTTGAGTTTCGCTGAGGTAAAGCAGTTCGAGGATGCGACGAACGACTTTGACATAATTAAAGATATCATCGATAACGAAAGCCAAGAGGAACCGTTCTACATTCTGGATGTCAATGATTTGATGCGAAAGCACCTGGATTGGATCAGCAAAATGCCGAGGGTGACTCCACATTATG CCGTCAAGTGTAATCCACATCCCATGGTGGTCAAAGTCCTAGCAGCCATGAACGCCAGTTTCGATTGCGCGACCGAG CAAGAGATCAGGCAGGTGATGAAGCACGGAGTGATCGCGGACCGAATTATCTTCGCGAACCCGACCAAGTGTCCCTCTCACATCAAGTTTGCCAAGAAAATGAACGTCGAGAAGATGACCGTCGACAGCGAGATAGAACTGCTGAAGATCAACGACCTTTTTCCGGAGGCGAA GATAGTGATTCGTATCCGTTGCGATGCCGCGGTCACGCTGATACCTCTCGGCGCGAAATTCGGCTGCGACCCGGGCGAAGAGGCCGTACAATTAATGCACTTGACGAAGAGCCTCGGATTAAACTTGCACGGCTTCAGCTTCCACGTCGGCAGCCCCTGTGGCGAACTAAAAGCCTACAGCAGAGGTATCGCGATGTGCAAAAGACTGATCGCCATCGCCAAATCGATTGGCTTCAATGACGTTCAGTTGATCGACATCGGAGGCGGTTTTCCTGGCGACACTGGATATTGCATCGACAAA CTCGCCAAAATCATCAACAATGCGATTGTCGATATTGATCCCAGCATTTCGATCATCAGCGAACCGGGACAGTATTATGTGACTTCGGCTTTTACACTGGCGTCCTATTTGCATACGAAGAAAATTATTCCTAAGGGAGACAAAACGGTTATGATGTACTATATGAACTGTGGGGTGTATAATTCTTTCATTGAGGAGTTACTGAATTTTAGGGCGAGAATACCTATTCCGTTGCACAAG CCAACAAGTGACGAGCTATTCACGTCTTTCGTTTGGGGACCAACATGCGACTCCTTGGATTGTATTTTGAAGAATGTATTGTTACCAGAACTTCATATCGGTGACTGGTTGGTTTGGAGAGACATGGGGGCGTACAGTATACCCCTCTGTTGTCCATTTAATGGTTTCGAAGTGCCCAAAGTTTACCCCGTCATAAGAAAGAGTCAATG GGAAGCATTCAGCGCATACATCAACGCAATGCAAAAATCACAGAAGACTATTTGCTGGAAGAACGGAATAGAGAACGCATTTATTAAAACTAGCTGA
- the LOC100876440 gene encoding ornithine decarboxylase 2-like isoform X2 — MSRLSFAEVKQFEDATNDFDIIKDIIDNESQEEPFYILDVNDLMRKHLDWISKMPRVTPHYAVKCNPHPMVVKVLAAMNASFDCATEQEIRQVMKHGVIADRIIFANPTKCPSHIKFAKKMNVEKMTVDSEIELLKINDLFPEAKIVIRIRCDAAVTLIPLGAKFGCDPGEEAVQLMHLTKSLGLNLHGFSFHVGSPCGELKAYSRGIAMCKRLIAIAKSIGFNDVQLIDIGGGFPGDTGYCIDKLAKIINNAIVDIDPSISIISEPGQYYVTSAFTLASYLHTKKIIPKGDKTVMMYYMNCGVYNSFIEELLNFRARIPIPLHKPTSDELFTSFVWGPTCDSLDCILKNVLLPELHIGDWLVWRDMGAYSIPLCCPFNGFEVPKVYPVIRKSQWEAFSAYINAMQKSQKTICWKNGIENAFIKTS; from the exons ATGTCCCGTTTGAGTTTCGCTGAGGTAAAGCAGTTCGAGGATGCGACGAACGACTTTGACATAATTAAAGATATCATCGATAACGAAAGCCAAGAGGAACCGTTCTACATTCTGGATGTCAATGATTTGATGCGAAAGCACCTGGATTGGATCAGCAAAATGCCGAGGGTGACTCCACATTATG CCGTCAAGTGTAATCCACATCCCATGGTGGTCAAAGTCCTAGCAGCCATGAACGCCAGTTTCGATTGCGCGACCGAG CAAGAGATCAGGCAGGTGATGAAGCACGGAGTGATCGCGGACCGAATTATCTTCGCGAACCCGACCAAGTGTCCCTCTCACATCAAGTTTGCCAAGAAAATGAACGTCGAGAAGATGACCGTCGACAGCGAGATAGAACTGCTGAAGATCAACGACCTTTTTCCGGAGGCGAA GATAGTGATTCGTATCCGTTGCGATGCCGCGGTCACGCTGATACCTCTCGGCGCGAAATTCGGCTGCGACCCGGGCGAAGAGGCCGTACAATTAATGCACTTGACGAAGAGCCTCGGATTAAACTTGCACGGCTTCAGCTTCCACGTCGGCAGCCCCTGTGGCGAACTAAAAGCCTACAGCAGAGGTATCGCGATGTGCAAAAGACTGATCGCCATCGCCAAATCGATTGGCTTCAATGACGTTCAGTTGATCGACATCGGAGGCGGTTTTCCTGGCGACACTGGATATTGCATCGACAAA CTCGCCAAAATCATCAACAATGCGATTGTCGATATTGATCCCAGCATTTCGATCATCAGCGAACCGGGACAGTATTATGTGACTTCGGCTTTTACACTGGCGTCCTATTTGCATACGAAGAAAATTATTCCTAAGGGAGACAAAACGGTTATGATGTACTATATGAACTGTGGGGTGTATAATTCTTTCATTGAGGAGTTACTGAATTTTAGGGCGAGAATACCTATTCCGTTGCACAAG CCAACAAGTGACGAGCTATTCACGTCTTTCGTTTGGGGACCAACATGCGACTCCTTGGATTGTATTTTGAAGAATGTATTGTTACCAGAACTTCATATCGGTGACTGGTTGGTTTGGAGAGACATGGGGGCGTACAGTATACCCCTCTGTTGTCCATTTAATGGTTTCGAAGTGCCCAAAGTTTACCCCGTCATAAGAAAGAGTCAATG GGAAGCATTCAGCGCATACATCAACGCAATGCAAAAATCACAGAAGACTATTTGCTGGAAGAACGGAATAGAGAACGCATTTATTAAAACTAGCTGA
- the Pp2A-29B gene encoding protein phosphatase PP2A regulatory subunit A isoform X2, with product MAASDSTTDDSIYPIAVLIDELKNEDVQLRLNSIKKLSTIALALGVERTRSELIPFLTESMYDEDEVLLALAEQLGQFTPLVGGPEHVHCLLKPLETLATVEETVVRDKAVESLRILAAQHSPTDLEEQFVPLILRIAIGDWFTSRTSACALFSVCYPRVSPAVKACLRNHFRNLCQDDTPMARRSAASNLGEFAKVMEIEYVKADLIPMFVILAQDEQDSVRLLTVEACVSIASLLPQEDVEQLLMPTLRQCVSDQSWRVRYMVADKFTDLQKALGPEITKTDLVPAFQILLKDIEAEVRAAAADKVRDFCQNLDKFNQESIIMTNILPIVKELVSDPNQHVKSALASVIMGLSPILGKHNTIEHLLPLFLSQLRDEYSEVRLNIISNLECVNEVIGIQQLSQSLLPAIVELAEDSKWRVRYAIIEYMPLLAGQLGVEFFDEKLNSLCMTWLVDHVYAIREAATLNLKKLVEKFGPEWAQNTVIPKVLAMSRDQNYLHRMTCLFCINVLAEVCGPEITTKVMLPTVLGMATDNVANVRFNVAKTLQKIGPYLEPSAVQTQVKPVLDKLNTDSDVDVKYFASEAIAGIAA from the exons ATGGCAGCGAGCGACTCTACAACGGACGACAGTATTTATCCGATCGCAGTTTTGATTGACGAACTAAAAAACGAAGATGTACAG TTACGGCTGAACTCGATAAAAAAATTATCTACGATTGCGCTTGCCCTAGGCGTCGAACGAACACGTAGTGAATTGATACCATTCTTAACGGAGTCTATGTACGATGAAGATGAAGTTCTACTAGCATTGGCAGAACAACTTGGACAATTTACTCCTCTTGTTGGAGGTCCAGAACATGTGCATTGTTTActg AAACCTTTAGAGACTTTAGCAACAGTCGAGGAAACTGTAGTTCGAGACAAAGCAGTGGAGTCCCTAAGGATTCTTGCTGCTCAACACAGTCCAACAGATTTGGAAGAACAATTTGTTCCATTGATACTCCGTATAGCCATAGGAGATTGGTTCACATCAAGAACATCAGCATGTGCTCTATTTAGTGTCTGTTATCCACGGGTTAGTCCAGCAGTCAAAG CGTGCTTACGAAATCACTTTCGTAACTTGTGTCAAGATGACACGCCAATGGCACGTCGTTCTGCGGCTTCAAATTTAGGAGAATTTGCAAAGGTTATGGAAATTGAATATGTAAAAGCTGATTTAATTCCAATGTTTGTCATTCTGGCTCAAGATGAACAA GATTCAGTTCGTCTTTTAACCGTTGAAGCGTGTGTTAGTATTGCATCTCTGTTACCTCAAGAAGATGTAGAACAATTACTTATGCCTACTCTTCGACAGTGTGTTAGCGATCAGTCTTGGCGTGTACGTTACATGGTGGCTGATAAATTCACTGAC CTTCAAAAGGCTTTAGGTCCAGAAATCACCAAGACAGATCTTGTACCAGCATTTCAGATACTATTAAAAGATATAGAAGCTGAAGTACGAGCTGCAGCGGCTGATAAAGTCCGCGATTTTTGTCAAAATCTCGACAAATTTAATCAAGAATCCATTATTATGACAAATATATTGCCAATAGTTAAGGAACTTGTATCAGATCCAAATCAACATGTAAAGTCAGCTTTAGCAAGTGTTATAATGGGACTTAGTCCAATACTTGGAAAACACAA CACAATTGAACATCTGTTACCATTATTTTTGTCACAACTTAGAGATGAATATTCGGAAGTTCGTCTAAATATTATCAGTAATTTAGAATGCGTTAATGAAGTTATTGGCATACAACAACTTTCACAGTCGCTTCTGCCAGCTATTGTAGAATTAGCCGAAGACTCAAAGTGGCGAGTTAGATACGCTATCATAGA ATATATGCCATTACTAGCTGGGCAACTTGGAGTTGAATTCTTTGATGAGAAACTGAATTCTTTGTGCATGACTTGGTTAGTCGATCATGTTTATGCTATCAGAGAAGCAGCAacgttaaatttgaaaaaattggtaGAAAAATTTGGTCCAGAATGGGCACAAAATACTGTAATACCTAAAGTGTTAGCAATGTCGAGGGATCAAAATTACCTTCACAGAATGACATGTTTATTTTGTATCAAT GTATTAGCTGAAGTATGTGGCCCAGAAATAACAACAAAAGTGATGCTTCCAACTGTCCTAGGAATGGCAACTGATAATGTTGCAAACGTACGATTCAATGTCGCTAAAACGCTCCAGAAAATTGGACCTTATCTTG
- the Pp2A-29B gene encoding protein phosphatase PP2A regulatory subunit A isoform X1, giving the protein MAASDSTTDDSIYPIAVLIDELKNEDVQLRLNSIKKLSTIALALGVERTRSELIPFLTESMYDEDEVLLALAEQLGQFTPLVGGPEHVHCLLKPLETLATVEETVVRDKAVESLRILAAQHSPTDLEEQFVPLILRIAIGDWFTSRTSACALFSVCYPRVSPAVKACLRNHFRNLCQDDTPMARRSAASNLGEFAKVMEIEYVKADLIPMFVILAQDEQDSVRLLTVEACVSIASLLPQEDVEQLLMPTLRQCVSDQSWRVRYMVADKFTDLQKALGPEITKTDLVPAFQILLKDIEAEVRAAAADKVRDFCQNLDKFNQESIIMTNILPIVKELVSDPNQHVKSALASVIMGLSPILGKHNTIEHLLPLFLSQLRDEYSEVRLNIISNLECVNEVIGIQQLSQSLLPAIVELAEDSKWRVRYAIIEYMPLLAGQLGVEFFDEKLNSLCMTWLVDHVYAIREAATLNLKKLVEKFGPEWAQNTVIPKVLAMSRDQNYLHRMTCLFCINVLAEVCGPEITTKVMLPTVLGMATDNVANVRFNVAKTLQKIGPYLEPSAVQTQVKPVLDKLNTDSDVDVKYFASEAIAGIAG; this is encoded by the exons ATGGCAGCGAGCGACTCTACAACGGACGACAGTATTTATCCGATCGCAGTTTTGATTGACGAACTAAAAAACGAAGATGTACAG TTACGGCTGAACTCGATAAAAAAATTATCTACGATTGCGCTTGCCCTAGGCGTCGAACGAACACGTAGTGAATTGATACCATTCTTAACGGAGTCTATGTACGATGAAGATGAAGTTCTACTAGCATTGGCAGAACAACTTGGACAATTTACTCCTCTTGTTGGAGGTCCAGAACATGTGCATTGTTTActg AAACCTTTAGAGACTTTAGCAACAGTCGAGGAAACTGTAGTTCGAGACAAAGCAGTGGAGTCCCTAAGGATTCTTGCTGCTCAACACAGTCCAACAGATTTGGAAGAACAATTTGTTCCATTGATACTCCGTATAGCCATAGGAGATTGGTTCACATCAAGAACATCAGCATGTGCTCTATTTAGTGTCTGTTATCCACGGGTTAGTCCAGCAGTCAAAG CGTGCTTACGAAATCACTTTCGTAACTTGTGTCAAGATGACACGCCAATGGCACGTCGTTCTGCGGCTTCAAATTTAGGAGAATTTGCAAAGGTTATGGAAATTGAATATGTAAAAGCTGATTTAATTCCAATGTTTGTCATTCTGGCTCAAGATGAACAA GATTCAGTTCGTCTTTTAACCGTTGAAGCGTGTGTTAGTATTGCATCTCTGTTACCTCAAGAAGATGTAGAACAATTACTTATGCCTACTCTTCGACAGTGTGTTAGCGATCAGTCTTGGCGTGTACGTTACATGGTGGCTGATAAATTCACTGAC CTTCAAAAGGCTTTAGGTCCAGAAATCACCAAGACAGATCTTGTACCAGCATTTCAGATACTATTAAAAGATATAGAAGCTGAAGTACGAGCTGCAGCGGCTGATAAAGTCCGCGATTTTTGTCAAAATCTCGACAAATTTAATCAAGAATCCATTATTATGACAAATATATTGCCAATAGTTAAGGAACTTGTATCAGATCCAAATCAACATGTAAAGTCAGCTTTAGCAAGTGTTATAATGGGACTTAGTCCAATACTTGGAAAACACAA CACAATTGAACATCTGTTACCATTATTTTTGTCACAACTTAGAGATGAATATTCGGAAGTTCGTCTAAATATTATCAGTAATTTAGAATGCGTTAATGAAGTTATTGGCATACAACAACTTTCACAGTCGCTTCTGCCAGCTATTGTAGAATTAGCCGAAGACTCAAAGTGGCGAGTTAGATACGCTATCATAGA ATATATGCCATTACTAGCTGGGCAACTTGGAGTTGAATTCTTTGATGAGAAACTGAATTCTTTGTGCATGACTTGGTTAGTCGATCATGTTTATGCTATCAGAGAAGCAGCAacgttaaatttgaaaaaattggtaGAAAAATTTGGTCCAGAATGGGCACAAAATACTGTAATACCTAAAGTGTTAGCAATGTCGAGGGATCAAAATTACCTTCACAGAATGACATGTTTATTTTGTATCAAT GTATTAGCTGAAGTATGTGGCCCAGAAATAACAACAAAAGTGATGCTTCCAACTGTCCTAGGAATGGCAACTGATAATGTTGCAAACGTACGATTCAATGTCGCTAAAACGCTCCAGAAAATTGGACCTTATCTTG